In Cynocephalus volans isolate mCynVol1 chromosome 3, mCynVol1.pri, whole genome shotgun sequence, one DNA window encodes the following:
- the SHISA7 gene encoding protein shisa-7 isoform X1 produces the protein MPALLLLGTLVLLASTAGQAGARPSNATSAEPPGPLPALLAHLRRLTGALTGGGGSAGSGANGTRTSPAGGAGAAARAPPPAELCHGYYDVMGQYDATFNCSTGSYRFCCGTCHYRFCCEHRHMRLAQASCSNYDTPRWATTPPPLAGGAGGAGGAGGGPGPGQAGWLEGGRTGGAGGRVGEGPGGSTAYVVCGVISFALAVGVGAKVAFSKASRAPRAHREINVPRALVDILRNQAGPGTRPDRARSSSLTPGIGGPDSMTPRTPKNLYNTVKPSNLDNLHHNYLHLNINSPKHHAATLDWRAVPPPSPSLHYSTLSCSRSFHNLSHLPPSYEAAVKSELNRYSSLKRLAEKDLDEAYLKRPHLVEMPRGTMPLHTLRRPGTGGGYRMEGWGGPEELGLAPAPNPRRVMSQEHLLGDGGRASRYEFTLPRARLVSQEHLLLSSPEALRQSREHLLSPPRSPVLPPEPTTRASLAASHSNLLLGPGGPPTPLHGLPQPPGLHTHHHHALHGSPQPAWMSDAGGSGGTLARRPPFQRQGTLEQLQFIPGHHLPQHLRTASKNEVTV, from the exons ATGCCGGCCCTCCTGCTCCTCGGGACCCTCGTGCTCCTGGCCTCCACCGCGGGTCAGGCCGGGGCGCGCCCGTCCAACGCCACGAGCGCCGAGCCCCCAGGCCCGCTGCCCGCCCTGCTGGCGCACCTGCGGCGCCTGACCGGGGCGCTGACGGGCGGCGGGGGATCAGCGGGGTCCGGAGCCAACGGCACCAGGACCAGCCCCGCAGGCGGAGCTGGCGCGGCGGCGCGGGCGCCCCCTCCCGCCGAGCTCTGCCACGGTTACTACGATGTCATGGGCCAGTATGACGCCACCTTCAACTGCAGCACCGGCTCCTACCGCTTCTGCTGTGGCACCTGCCACTATCGCTTCTGCTGCGAGCACCGCCACATGCGCCTGGCTCAGGCCTCCTGCTCCAACTACGACACGCCGCGCTGGGCCACCACGCCGCCGCCGCTGGCCGGGGGCGCCGGGGGAGCTGGGGGTGCTGGCGGGGGACCAGGTCCCGGCCAGGCCGGGTGGCTGGAAGGGGGCAGGACGGGTGGTGCTGGGGGACGTGTGGGCGAGGGCCCCGGGGGTAGCACAGCCTACGTGGTGTGCGGCGTCATCAGCTTCGCCCTGGCCGTGGGCGTCGGCGCCAAAGTGGCCTTCAGCAAGGCGTCCCGTGCGCCTAGGGCGCACCGGGAGATCAACGTACCCAG GGCTCTGGTGGACATTCTGAGGAATCAGGCGGGGCCTGGGACCCGCCCGGACCGGGCCCGAAGCAGTTCTCTGACCCCGGGGATCGGAGGTCCCGACAGCATGACCCCCAGGACGCCCAAGAACCTCTACAACACAGTGAAGCCCTCAAACCTCG ATAATCTGCACCACAACTACCTGCACCTCAACATCAACAGTCCCAAGCACCATGCTGCCACACTGG ACTGGCGGGCTGTGCCCCCGCCCAGCCCCTCCTTGCATTACTCCACGCTGTCCTGCTCTCGGTCCTTCCACAACCTCTCACATCTGCCCCCATCCTACGAGGCTGCTGTGAAATCTGAGCTGAACCGCTACTCCTCCCTCAAGAGGCTGG CCGAGAAGGATTTGGACGAGGCCTACCTGAAGCGCCCGCACCTGGTGGAAATGCCCCGCGGGACGATGCCCCTGCACACGCTGCGTCGACCTGGCACGGGGGGCGGCTACCGCATGGAAGGCTGGGGTGGGCCAGAGGAGCTGGGCCTGGCACCTGCGCCAAACCCGCGGCGAGTCATGTCCCAGGAGCACCTGCTGGGCGACGGGGGCCGGGCCTCGCGCTATGAGTTTACGCTGCCGCGTGCACGCCTAGTGTCGCAAGAGCACCTGCTTCTGTCCTCGCCTGAGGCCCTGCGCCAGAGCCGCGAGCACCTGCTGTCGCCACCGCGTAGCCCCGTGCTGCCCCCCGAGCCTACCACCCGTGCCAGTCTGGCCGCCTCCCACTCCAACCTGTTGCTGGGGCCCGGAGGGCCTCCAACGCCGCTGCATGGGCTGCCGCAGCCCCCAGGCCTACACACTCACCACCACCATGCCCTGCACGGCTCTCCGCAGCCAGCCTGGATGTCCGACGCTGGTGGGAGCGGGGGCACGCTGGCCCGCAGGCCGCCCTTCCAGCGCCAGGGCACCCTGGAGCAGCTGCAGTTCATCCCCGGCCACCACCTGCCCCAGCACCTGCGCACTGCCAGCAAGAATGAGGTGACTGTCTGA
- the ISOC2 gene encoding isochorismatase domain-containing protein 2 isoform X2, translated as MAAARLGLGRVHPGSAILFLCDMQEKFRHKIAYFPQIVSVASRMLKVARLLEMPAVLTEQYPQGLGPTVPELGAGDLQPFTKTCFSMVPVLQQELDSRPQLHSVLLCGIETQACILNTTLDLLNRGLEVHVVVDACSSRSQVDRLVALARMRQSGAFLSTSEGLILQLVSDATHPQFKEIQKVIKDPAPDSGLLGLFQG; from the exons ATGGCGGCAGCAAGGTTAGGCCTGGGCCGAGTCCACCCAGGATCGGCCATCCTATTTCTGTGCGACATGCAGGAGAAGTTCCGCCACAAAATCGCCTACTTCCCACAGATCGTCTCAGTGGCCTCGCGCATGCTCAAG GTGGCCAGGCTGCTGGAGATGCCCGCTGTACTGACGGAGCAGTACCCACAAGGCCTGGGTCCTACGGTGCCCGAGCTTGGGGCTGGAGACCTACAGCCATTCACCAAGACCTGCTTTAGCATGGTGCCCGTATTGCAGCAGGAGCTGGACAGCAGGCCCCAGCTGCACTCTGTGCTGCTGTGTGGCATTGAGACACAGGCCTGCATCTTG AACACAACCCTGGACCTTCTGAACCGGGGGCTAGAAGTCCACGTGGTGGTGGATGCCTGCTCCTCACGCAG CCAAGTAGACCGTCTGGTGGCACTGGCCCGCATGCGGCAAAGCGGGGCTTTCCTCTCCACCAGCGAAGGGCTTATTTTGCAGCTTGTGAGTGATGCTACCCACCCCCAGTTCAAGGAG ATCCAGAAGGTCATCAAGGACCCCGCCCCAGACAGCGGGCTGCTAGGCCTCTTCCAAGGCTAG
- the C3H19orf85 gene encoding uncharacterized protein C19orf85 homolog, with protein sequence MHPGAPAAPGVSEPSPRELCAFVSGAATHMLRALQPRHARPPKRRPNHRRFLHNQICRQFAKIEAATKHLALSILSQEARPRKPPPRKPPPPPPSPFLGVACAVAPTEVPHAGPGLSLAALNASTLDLFDDIVLTPECPPMPSDPSSCPLAADAPLLASDLSYHALGQPEWRQPDLRQAPHCYAPPSPAQHALGEGTELVAPDWGWVDRWEVPCAWDSQGIPESWGNCFP encoded by the exons ATGCACCCTGGGGCTCCTGCAGCCCCCGGAGTGTCTGAGCCCAGCCCCCGAGAACTGTGTGCCTTCGTGAGTGGGGCGGCCACCCACATGCTGCGGGCCCTGCAGCCCCGGCACGCCAGGCCCCCCAAGAGGAGGCCCAACCACAGGAGGTTCCTCCACAACCAGATCTGCAG ACAGTTCGCCAAGATTGAAGCTGCCACCAAGCACCTGGCCCTATCCATCTTGTCTCAGGAGGCACGGCCCCGGAAACCGCCACCCCGAAAGCCACCCCCACCACCTCCATCCCCCTTTCTGGGGGTGGCCTGCGCTGTGGCCCCCACAGAGGTGCCTCATGCTGGCCCCGGCCTAAGCCTTGCTGCCCTGAATGCCTCTACCCTCGACCTCTTTGATGACATTGTGCTCACTCCAGAGTGTCCCCCAATGCCATCTGACCCTTCCTCGTGTCCTCTGGCTGCGGATGCTCCCCTGCTGGCATCGGATCTGTCCTATCATGCTCTGGGACAGCCAGAGTGGAGGCAGCCGGACCTGAGGCAGGCCCCACATTGCTATGctcccccttcccctgcccaGCATGCCCTGGGGGAAGGAACAGAGCTGGTGGCTCCAGACTGGGGTTGGGTGGACAGGTGGGAGGTGCCTTGTGCCTGGGATTCTCAGGGGATTCCTGAGAGCTGGGGGAACTGCTTCCCATGA
- the ISOC2 gene encoding isochorismatase domain-containing protein 2 isoform X1, giving the protein MFQDQRTADAKALKEMAAARLGLGRVHPGSAILFLCDMQEKFRHKIAYFPQIVSVASRMLKVARLLEMPAVLTEQYPQGLGPTVPELGAGDLQPFTKTCFSMVPVLQQELDSRPQLHSVLLCGIETQACILNTTLDLLNRGLEVHVVVDACSSRSQVDRLVALARMRQSGAFLSTSEGLILQLVSDATHPQFKEIQKVIKDPAPDSGLLGLFQG; this is encoded by the exons aTGTTCCAGGATCAAAGAACAGCAGATGCAAAGGCCTTGAAG gAAATGGCGGCAGCAAGGTTAGGCCTGGGCCGAGTCCACCCAGGATCGGCCATCCTATTTCTGTGCGACATGCAGGAGAAGTTCCGCCACAAAATCGCCTACTTCCCACAGATCGTCTCAGTGGCCTCGCGCATGCTCAAG GTGGCCAGGCTGCTGGAGATGCCCGCTGTACTGACGGAGCAGTACCCACAAGGCCTGGGTCCTACGGTGCCCGAGCTTGGGGCTGGAGACCTACAGCCATTCACCAAGACCTGCTTTAGCATGGTGCCCGTATTGCAGCAGGAGCTGGACAGCAGGCCCCAGCTGCACTCTGTGCTGCTGTGTGGCATTGAGACACAGGCCTGCATCTTG AACACAACCCTGGACCTTCTGAACCGGGGGCTAGAAGTCCACGTGGTGGTGGATGCCTGCTCCTCACGCAG CCAAGTAGACCGTCTGGTGGCACTGGCCCGCATGCGGCAAAGCGGGGCTTTCCTCTCCACCAGCGAAGGGCTTATTTTGCAGCTTGTGAGTGATGCTACCCACCCCCAGTTCAAGGAG ATCCAGAAGGTCATCAAGGACCCCGCCCCAGACAGCGGGCTGCTAGGCCTCTTCCAAGGCTAG
- the SHISA7 gene encoding protein shisa-7 isoform X2 yields MPALLLLGTLVLLASTAGQAGARPSNATSAEPPGPLPALLAHLRRLTGALTGGGGSAGSGANGTRTSPAGGAGAAARAPPPAELCHGYYDVMGQYDATFNCSTGSYRFCCGTCHYRFCCEHRHMRLAQASCSNYDTPRWATTPPPLAGGAGGAGGAGGGPGPGQAGWLEGGRTGGAGGRVGEGPGGSTAYVVCGVISFALAVGVGAKVAFSKASRAPRAHREINVPRALVDILRNQAGPGTRPDRARSSSLTPGIGGPDSMTPRTPKNLYNTVKPSNLDWRAVPPPSPSLHYSTLSCSRSFHNLSHLPPSYEAAVKSELNRYSSLKRLAEKDLDEAYLKRPHLVEMPRGTMPLHTLRRPGTGGGYRMEGWGGPEELGLAPAPNPRRVMSQEHLLGDGGRASRYEFTLPRARLVSQEHLLLSSPEALRQSREHLLSPPRSPVLPPEPTTRASLAASHSNLLLGPGGPPTPLHGLPQPPGLHTHHHHALHGSPQPAWMSDAGGSGGTLARRPPFQRQGTLEQLQFIPGHHLPQHLRTASKNEVTV; encoded by the exons ATGCCGGCCCTCCTGCTCCTCGGGACCCTCGTGCTCCTGGCCTCCACCGCGGGTCAGGCCGGGGCGCGCCCGTCCAACGCCACGAGCGCCGAGCCCCCAGGCCCGCTGCCCGCCCTGCTGGCGCACCTGCGGCGCCTGACCGGGGCGCTGACGGGCGGCGGGGGATCAGCGGGGTCCGGAGCCAACGGCACCAGGACCAGCCCCGCAGGCGGAGCTGGCGCGGCGGCGCGGGCGCCCCCTCCCGCCGAGCTCTGCCACGGTTACTACGATGTCATGGGCCAGTATGACGCCACCTTCAACTGCAGCACCGGCTCCTACCGCTTCTGCTGTGGCACCTGCCACTATCGCTTCTGCTGCGAGCACCGCCACATGCGCCTGGCTCAGGCCTCCTGCTCCAACTACGACACGCCGCGCTGGGCCACCACGCCGCCGCCGCTGGCCGGGGGCGCCGGGGGAGCTGGGGGTGCTGGCGGGGGACCAGGTCCCGGCCAGGCCGGGTGGCTGGAAGGGGGCAGGACGGGTGGTGCTGGGGGACGTGTGGGCGAGGGCCCCGGGGGTAGCACAGCCTACGTGGTGTGCGGCGTCATCAGCTTCGCCCTGGCCGTGGGCGTCGGCGCCAAAGTGGCCTTCAGCAAGGCGTCCCGTGCGCCTAGGGCGCACCGGGAGATCAACGTACCCAG GGCTCTGGTGGACATTCTGAGGAATCAGGCGGGGCCTGGGACCCGCCCGGACCGGGCCCGAAGCAGTTCTCTGACCCCGGGGATCGGAGGTCCCGACAGCATGACCCCCAGGACGCCCAAGAACCTCTACAACACAGTGAAGCCCTCAAACCTCG ACTGGCGGGCTGTGCCCCCGCCCAGCCCCTCCTTGCATTACTCCACGCTGTCCTGCTCTCGGTCCTTCCACAACCTCTCACATCTGCCCCCATCCTACGAGGCTGCTGTGAAATCTGAGCTGAACCGCTACTCCTCCCTCAAGAGGCTGG CCGAGAAGGATTTGGACGAGGCCTACCTGAAGCGCCCGCACCTGGTGGAAATGCCCCGCGGGACGATGCCCCTGCACACGCTGCGTCGACCTGGCACGGGGGGCGGCTACCGCATGGAAGGCTGGGGTGGGCCAGAGGAGCTGGGCCTGGCACCTGCGCCAAACCCGCGGCGAGTCATGTCCCAGGAGCACCTGCTGGGCGACGGGGGCCGGGCCTCGCGCTATGAGTTTACGCTGCCGCGTGCACGCCTAGTGTCGCAAGAGCACCTGCTTCTGTCCTCGCCTGAGGCCCTGCGCCAGAGCCGCGAGCACCTGCTGTCGCCACCGCGTAGCCCCGTGCTGCCCCCCGAGCCTACCACCCGTGCCAGTCTGGCCGCCTCCCACTCCAACCTGTTGCTGGGGCCCGGAGGGCCTCCAACGCCGCTGCATGGGCTGCCGCAGCCCCCAGGCCTACACACTCACCACCACCATGCCCTGCACGGCTCTCCGCAGCCAGCCTGGATGTCCGACGCTGGTGGGAGCGGGGGCACGCTGGCCCGCAGGCCGCCCTTCCAGCGCCAGGGCACCCTGGAGCAGCTGCAGTTCATCCCCGGCCACCACCTGCCCCAGCACCTGCGCACTGCCAGCAAGAATGAGGTGACTGTCTGA